The Mustela lutreola isolate mMusLut2 chromosome 3, mMusLut2.pri, whole genome shotgun sequence genome includes a region encoding these proteins:
- the TCEA1 gene encoding transcription elongation factor A protein 1 isoform X1 gives MEDEVVRIAKKMDKMVQKKNAAGALDLLKELKNIPMTLELLQSTRIGMSVNAIRKQSTDEEVTSLAKSLIKSWKKLLDGPSTDKDPEEKKKDAAITSQNSPEAREESSSSGNVSSRKDETNARDTYVSSFPRAPSTSDSVRLKCREMLAAALRTGDDYVAIGADEEELGSQIEEAIYQEIRNTDMKYKNRVRSRISNLKDAKNPNLRKNVLCGNIPPDLFARMTAEEMASDELKEMRKNLTKEAIREHQMAKTGGTQTDLFTCGKCKKKNCTYTQVQTRSADEPMTTFVVCNECGNRWKFC, from the exons ATGGAGGATGAAGTGGTCCGCATTGCCAAGAAGATGGACAAGATGGTGCAGAAGAAGAACGCG gcTGGAGCATTGGATCTACTGAAGGAGCTTAAGAATATTCCCATGACCCTGGAATTACTACAG TCCACAAGAATTGGAATGTCAGTAAATGCTATTCGCAAGCAGAGTACAGATGAAGAAGTTACATCTTTAGCAAAGTCTCTCATCAAATCCTGGAAAAAGTTATTAG ATGGACCATCAACAGATAAAGaccctgaagaaaagaaaaaagatgctgCAATTACATCACAGAATAGCCctgaagcaagagaagaaag tAGTTCCAGTGGCAACGTAAGCAGCAGAAAGGATGAGACAAATGCTCGAGATACTTATGTTTCATCTTTTCCTCGGGCACCAAGCACTTCTGATTCTGTACGGTTAAAGTGTAGGGAGATGCTGGCCGCAGCTCTCCGAACGGGAG ATGACTACGTCGCTATTGGAGCTGATGAGGAAGAATTAGGATCTCAAATTGAGGAAG CTATTTATCAAGAAATAAGGAATACAGAcatgaaatacaaaaatagagTACGAAGTAGAATATCAAATCTTAAAGATGCTAAGAATccaaatttaaggaaaaatgtaCTGTGTGGAAATATTCCTCCTGACTTATTCGCTAGAATGACAGCAGAG gaaatggctagtgatgaactcAAAGAGATGCGGAAAAATTTGACCAAAGAAGCCATCAGAGAGCATCAGATGGCCAAGACGGGTGGGACCCAGACTGACTTATTCACATGTGGCAAATGTAAAAAGAAGAATTGTACTTACACACAG
- the TCEA1 gene encoding transcription elongation factor A protein 1 isoform X2: protein MEDEVVRIAKKMDKMVQKKNAAGALDLLKELKNIPMTLELLQSTRIGMSVNAIRKQSTDEEVTSLAKSLIKSWKKLLDGPSTDKDPEEKKKDAAITSQNSPEAREESSSGNVSSRKDETNARDTYVSSFPRAPSTSDSVRLKCREMLAAALRTGDDYVAIGADEEELGSQIEEAIYQEIRNTDMKYKNRVRSRISNLKDAKNPNLRKNVLCGNIPPDLFARMTAEEMASDELKEMRKNLTKEAIREHQMAKTGGTQTDLFTCGKCKKKNCTYTQVQTRSADEPMTTFVVCNECGNRWKFC from the exons ATGGAGGATGAAGTGGTCCGCATTGCCAAGAAGATGGACAAGATGGTGCAGAAGAAGAACGCG gcTGGAGCATTGGATCTACTGAAGGAGCTTAAGAATATTCCCATGACCCTGGAATTACTACAG TCCACAAGAATTGGAATGTCAGTAAATGCTATTCGCAAGCAGAGTACAGATGAAGAAGTTACATCTTTAGCAAAGTCTCTCATCAAATCCTGGAAAAAGTTATTAG ATGGACCATCAACAGATAAAGaccctgaagaaaagaaaaaagatgctgCAATTACATCACAGAATAGCCctgaagcaagagaagaaag TTCCAGTGGCAACGTAAGCAGCAGAAAGGATGAGACAAATGCTCGAGATACTTATGTTTCATCTTTTCCTCGGGCACCAAGCACTTCTGATTCTGTACGGTTAAAGTGTAGGGAGATGCTGGCCGCAGCTCTCCGAACGGGAG ATGACTACGTCGCTATTGGAGCTGATGAGGAAGAATTAGGATCTCAAATTGAGGAAG CTATTTATCAAGAAATAAGGAATACAGAcatgaaatacaaaaatagagTACGAAGTAGAATATCAAATCTTAAAGATGCTAAGAATccaaatttaaggaaaaatgtaCTGTGTGGAAATATTCCTCCTGACTTATTCGCTAGAATGACAGCAGAG gaaatggctagtgatgaactcAAAGAGATGCGGAAAAATTTGACCAAAGAAGCCATCAGAGAGCATCAGATGGCCAAGACGGGTGGGACCCAGACTGACTTATTCACATGTGGCAAATGTAAAAAGAAGAATTGTACTTACACACAG
- the TCEA1 gene encoding transcription elongation factor A protein 1 isoform X3 yields MTLELLQSTRIGMSVNAIRKQSTDEEVTSLAKSLIKSWKKLLDGPSTDKDPEEKKKDAAITSQNSPEAREESSSSGNVSSRKDETNARDTYVSSFPRAPSTSDSVRLKCREMLAAALRTGDDYVAIGADEEELGSQIEEAIYQEIRNTDMKYKNRVRSRISNLKDAKNPNLRKNVLCGNIPPDLFARMTAEEMASDELKEMRKNLTKEAIREHQMAKTGGTQTDLFTCGKCKKKNCTYTQVQTRSADEPMTTFVVCNECGNRWKFC; encoded by the exons ATGACCCTGGAATTACTACAG TCCACAAGAATTGGAATGTCAGTAAATGCTATTCGCAAGCAGAGTACAGATGAAGAAGTTACATCTTTAGCAAAGTCTCTCATCAAATCCTGGAAAAAGTTATTAG ATGGACCATCAACAGATAAAGaccctgaagaaaagaaaaaagatgctgCAATTACATCACAGAATAGCCctgaagcaagagaagaaag tAGTTCCAGTGGCAACGTAAGCAGCAGAAAGGATGAGACAAATGCTCGAGATACTTATGTTTCATCTTTTCCTCGGGCACCAAGCACTTCTGATTCTGTACGGTTAAAGTGTAGGGAGATGCTGGCCGCAGCTCTCCGAACGGGAG ATGACTACGTCGCTATTGGAGCTGATGAGGAAGAATTAGGATCTCAAATTGAGGAAG CTATTTATCAAGAAATAAGGAATACAGAcatgaaatacaaaaatagagTACGAAGTAGAATATCAAATCTTAAAGATGCTAAGAATccaaatttaaggaaaaatgtaCTGTGTGGAAATATTCCTCCTGACTTATTCGCTAGAATGACAGCAGAG gaaatggctagtgatgaactcAAAGAGATGCGGAAAAATTTGACCAAAGAAGCCATCAGAGAGCATCAGATGGCCAAGACGGGTGGGACCCAGACTGACTTATTCACATGTGGCAAATGTAAAAAGAAGAATTGTACTTACACACAG